One part of the Prunus persica cultivar Lovell chromosome G5, Prunus_persica_NCBIv2, whole genome shotgun sequence genome encodes these proteins:
- the LOC18776309 gene encoding kinesin-like protein KIN-8A isoform X2 — translation MPVSTRSQINQGKNEPNPLESRKPWSDQEQNHANLPLRNPHHGLKEKMKALTQLYEKQKQASAALRNQSSKTDQELRLTTHPSVELLGSCKKEEKESKPSHVMRENNNTMHNSTITRTYVLPQPPTHDAKENVVGGNDKILSFTSCPRKAKASTAVARRLSMGGHVPHVPQPESKEAEGTKNVPESETTSASEKHTSRILVFVRLRPMAKKEKEVGSRCCVRIVNRRDVYLTEFANDNDYLRLKRLRGRHFTFDASFPDATSQQEVYSTTTAELVEAVLQGRNGSVFCYGATGAGKTYTMLGTLENPGVMVLAIKDLFTKIRKRSCDGNHVVHLSYLEVYNESVRDLLSPGRPLVLREDKQGIVAAGLTQYRAYSTDEVMALLQQGNQNRTTEPTRANETSSRSHAILQVVIEYRVRDASMNVVNRIGKLSLIDLAGSERALATDQRTVRSLEGANINRSLLALSSCINALVEGKKHIPYRNSKLTQLLKDSLGGACYTVMIANISPCNLSFGETQNTLHWADRAKEIRTKACDVNEEVLQVPESDTDQAKLLLELQKENRELRVQLAHQQQKLLVIRAQSLAANASPTPSSVTSLLTPPTSAQPNEKRKPRPSFLTGNCFTPESKKKGAEEAVRELRKTVKALEAEIEKMKKDHTSLLKQKDDLIRELSRKSEKTPGAAGREGGSKRIVTRASLRPQEPRTSLRPQEPRTSLRPQEPSTGELKSPSHRFRSPVPTAKKRSFWDITTANSPSVATLNGRKTRSHVISEPAGAPSMLLQVLQDNSPSIGSNIGQTGRKGEIAT, via the exons ATGCCTGTCTCAACTCGATCTCAAATCAACCAAGGGAAAAATGAACCAAACCCTTTGGAGAGTAGAAAACCCTGGTCAGATCAAGAACAAAACCATGCGAATCTTCCACTGAGAAACCCCCACCATGGCttgaaagaaaagatgaaagCTTTAACTCAGCTCTATGAGAAGCAAAAGCAAGCCTCGGCAGCTCTCAGGAACcagtcttcaaaaaccgatcAGGAGCTGCGGCTCACAACTCACCCGAGCGTCGAGCTTCTTGGTTCTTgtaaaaaagaggagaaagaaTCGAAGCCTAGCCATGTGATGCGAGAGAACAACAACACAATGCACAACTCCACCATTACAAGAACCTATGTTCTGCCTCAACCACCAACCCATGACGCCAAGGAGAATGTGGTGGGCGGCAATGACAAAATTCTCAGCTTTACTTCGTGCCCGAGAAAGGCCAAGGCTTCTACTGCAGTAGCACGGAGGCTGTCAATGGGAGGTCACGTGCCTCACGTGCCGCAGCCGGAGTCTAAAGAGGCGGAGGGAACTAAGAATGTTCCAGAATCGGAGACCACTTCGGCTTCAGAGAAACACACAAGTCGGATTCTTGTGTTTGTGAGGCTCAGGCCGATGGCcaagaaggagaaggaagTGGGTTCTCGGTGCTGTGTTCGAATTGTGAACAGGCGTGACGTTTATCTCACGGAGTTTGCGAACGATAACGATTATCTGAGGCTGAAGCGTCTTCGAGGACGACATTTCACCTTCGATGCTTCTTTCCCAGACGCCACTTCTCAACAAGAAGTTTATTCCACCAC TACGGCAGAGCTTGTGGAAGCAGTTCTGCAGGGAAGGAATGGATCAGTCTTCTGCTATGGTGCTACAGGAGCTGGAAAAACATACACAATGCTAGGCACGCTGGAGAATCCCGGAGTTATGGTTTTGGCAATCAAGGACCTCTTTACCAAGATAAGGAAGAGGAGCTGTGATGGAAACCATGTGGTTCATCTGTCCTATCTTGAGGTCTATAATGAAAGTGTCAGGGATTTGCTCTCTCCTGGAAGGCCTCTGGTACTTAGAGAAGACAAACAG GGGATAGTGGCAGCCGGACTTACACAATACAGAGCTTATTCCACCGATGAA GTCATGGCATTGCTTCAGCAGGGAAACCAAAACCGAACTACTGAACCAACTCGCGCTAATGAAACTTCCTCACGGTCCCATGCTATTTTGCAG GTTGTGATTGAATACCGAGTAAGAGATGCTTCCATGAATGTGGTCAACCGAATTGGCAAGCTCTCACTTATTGATCTTGCCGGGTCGGAGAGAGCCCTTGCCACGGATCAGAGGACAGTTAGATCTCTCGAGGGTGCCAACATAAATCGGTCACTCCTCGCACTGAGCAGCTGTATCAATGCTCTAGTGGAGGGGAAGAAACACATACCTTATCGGAATTCAAAGTTGACCCAACTTCTCAAAGATTCTTTAGGAGGAGCTTGTTACACTGTGATGATTGCTAATATCAGCCCATGTAATCTCTCCTTTGGtgaaacccaaaacactcTTCATTGGGCTGATCGAGCAAAAGAAATTAGGACAAAG GCATGTGATGTGAACGAGGAAGTACTGCAAGTACCTGAATCTGATACTGATCAGGCCAAGCTATTACTTGAACTACAGAAAGAGAATCGTGAACTGCGAGTACAACTAGCACATCAGCAACAAAAATTATTAGTTATACGAGCACAATCCTTGGCTGCAAATGCCTCTCCAACCCCTTCTTCAGTTACATCTCTTTTGACTCCTCCAACTTCTGCCCAACCAAACGAGAAGCGGAAACCCAGACCCTCTTTCTTGACTGGGAATTGTTTCACACCAGAATCCAAGAAAAAAGGTGCTGAGGAAGCAGTTAGAGAGCTTCGTAAGACTGTAAAGGCATTGGAAGCAGAAatagagaagatgaagaaagatcACACTTCACTTCTAAAGCAGAAGGATGATCTCATTCGTGAGCTTTCACggaaaagtgaaaaaacaCCAGGAGCAGCAGGGAGGGAGGGGGGATCAAAGAGGATAGTTACAAGGGCTAGCTTGAGACCACAGGAACCAAGGACTAGCTTGAGACCACAGGAGCCAAGGACTAGCTTGAGACCACAGGAGCCAAGCACTGGTGAGCTGAAGAGTCCGAGTCACCGTTTTAGGTCACCAGTCCCAACGGCTAAAAAACGAAGCTTTTGGGACATAACTACGGCAAACAGCCCATCAGTAGCTACACTAAATGGAAGAAAAACTAGAAGCCATGTCATTTCTGAACCTGCTGGAGCTCCCTCCATGCTTCTTCAG GTTTTGCAAGACAACAGCCCGAGCATTGGAAGTAACATTGGACaaacaggaagaaaaggagaaatagCTACTTAG
- the LOC18776309 gene encoding kinesin-like protein KIN-8A isoform X3, whose product MPVSTRSQINQGKNEPNPLESRKPWSDQEQNHANLPLRNPHHGLKEKMKALTQLYEKQKQASAALRNQSSKTDQELRLTTHPSVELLGSCKKEEKESKPSHVMRENNNTMHNSTITRTYVLPQPPTHDAKENVVGGNDKILSFTSCPRKAKASTAVARRLSMGGHVPHVPQPESKEAEGTKNVPESETTSASEKHTSRILVFVRLRPMAKKEKEVGSRCCVRIVNRRDVYLTEFANDNDYLRLKRLRGRHFTFDASFPDATSQQEVYSTTTAELVEAVLQGRNGSVFCYGATGAGKTYTMLGTLENPGVMVLAIKDLFTKIRKRSCDGNHVVHLSYLEVYNESVRDLLSPGRPLVLREDKQGIVAAGLTQYRAYSTDEVMALLQQGNQNRTTEPTRANETSSRSHAILQVVIEYRVRDASMNVVNRIGKLSLIDLAGSERALATDQRTVRSLEGANINRSLLALSSCINALVEGKKHIPYRNSKLTQLLKDSLGGACYTVMIANISPCNLSFGETQNTLHWADRAKEIRTKACDVNEEVLQVPESDTDQAKLLLELQKENRELRVQLAHQQQKLLVIRAQSLAANASPTPSSVTSLLTPPTSAQPNEKRKPRPSFLTGNCFTPESKKKGAEEAVRELRKTVKALEAEIEKMKKDHTSLLKQKDDLIRELSRKSEKTPGAAGREGGSKRIVTRASLRPQEPRTSLRPQEPRTSLRPQEPSTGELKSPSHRFRSPVPTAKKRSFWDITTANSPSVATLNGRKTRSHVISEPAGAPSMLLQPGFARQQPEHWK is encoded by the exons ATGCCTGTCTCAACTCGATCTCAAATCAACCAAGGGAAAAATGAACCAAACCCTTTGGAGAGTAGAAAACCCTGGTCAGATCAAGAACAAAACCATGCGAATCTTCCACTGAGAAACCCCCACCATGGCttgaaagaaaagatgaaagCTTTAACTCAGCTCTATGAGAAGCAAAAGCAAGCCTCGGCAGCTCTCAGGAACcagtcttcaaaaaccgatcAGGAGCTGCGGCTCACAACTCACCCGAGCGTCGAGCTTCTTGGTTCTTgtaaaaaagaggagaaagaaTCGAAGCCTAGCCATGTGATGCGAGAGAACAACAACACAATGCACAACTCCACCATTACAAGAACCTATGTTCTGCCTCAACCACCAACCCATGACGCCAAGGAGAATGTGGTGGGCGGCAATGACAAAATTCTCAGCTTTACTTCGTGCCCGAGAAAGGCCAAGGCTTCTACTGCAGTAGCACGGAGGCTGTCAATGGGAGGTCACGTGCCTCACGTGCCGCAGCCGGAGTCTAAAGAGGCGGAGGGAACTAAGAATGTTCCAGAATCGGAGACCACTTCGGCTTCAGAGAAACACACAAGTCGGATTCTTGTGTTTGTGAGGCTCAGGCCGATGGCcaagaaggagaaggaagTGGGTTCTCGGTGCTGTGTTCGAATTGTGAACAGGCGTGACGTTTATCTCACGGAGTTTGCGAACGATAACGATTATCTGAGGCTGAAGCGTCTTCGAGGACGACATTTCACCTTCGATGCTTCTTTCCCAGACGCCACTTCTCAACAAGAAGTTTATTCCACCAC TACGGCAGAGCTTGTGGAAGCAGTTCTGCAGGGAAGGAATGGATCAGTCTTCTGCTATGGTGCTACAGGAGCTGGAAAAACATACACAATGCTAGGCACGCTGGAGAATCCCGGAGTTATGGTTTTGGCAATCAAGGACCTCTTTACCAAGATAAGGAAGAGGAGCTGTGATGGAAACCATGTGGTTCATCTGTCCTATCTTGAGGTCTATAATGAAAGTGTCAGGGATTTGCTCTCTCCTGGAAGGCCTCTGGTACTTAGAGAAGACAAACAG GGGATAGTGGCAGCCGGACTTACACAATACAGAGCTTATTCCACCGATGAA GTCATGGCATTGCTTCAGCAGGGAAACCAAAACCGAACTACTGAACCAACTCGCGCTAATGAAACTTCCTCACGGTCCCATGCTATTTTGCAG GTTGTGATTGAATACCGAGTAAGAGATGCTTCCATGAATGTGGTCAACCGAATTGGCAAGCTCTCACTTATTGATCTTGCCGGGTCGGAGAGAGCCCTTGCCACGGATCAGAGGACAGTTAGATCTCTCGAGGGTGCCAACATAAATCGGTCACTCCTCGCACTGAGCAGCTGTATCAATGCTCTAGTGGAGGGGAAGAAACACATACCTTATCGGAATTCAAAGTTGACCCAACTTCTCAAAGATTCTTTAGGAGGAGCTTGTTACACTGTGATGATTGCTAATATCAGCCCATGTAATCTCTCCTTTGGtgaaacccaaaacactcTTCATTGGGCTGATCGAGCAAAAGAAATTAGGACAAAG GCATGTGATGTGAACGAGGAAGTACTGCAAGTACCTGAATCTGATACTGATCAGGCCAAGCTATTACTTGAACTACAGAAAGAGAATCGTGAACTGCGAGTACAACTAGCACATCAGCAACAAAAATTATTAGTTATACGAGCACAATCCTTGGCTGCAAATGCCTCTCCAACCCCTTCTTCAGTTACATCTCTTTTGACTCCTCCAACTTCTGCCCAACCAAACGAGAAGCGGAAACCCAGACCCTCTTTCTTGACTGGGAATTGTTTCACACCAGAATCCAAGAAAAAAGGTGCTGAGGAAGCAGTTAGAGAGCTTCGTAAGACTGTAAAGGCATTGGAAGCAGAAatagagaagatgaagaaagatcACACTTCACTTCTAAAGCAGAAGGATGATCTCATTCGTGAGCTTTCACggaaaagtgaaaaaacaCCAGGAGCAGCAGGGAGGGAGGGGGGATCAAAGAGGATAGTTACAAGGGCTAGCTTGAGACCACAGGAACCAAGGACTAGCTTGAGACCACAGGAGCCAAGGACTAGCTTGAGACCACAGGAGCCAAGCACTGGTGAGCTGAAGAGTCCGAGTCACCGTTTTAGGTCACCAGTCCCAACGGCTAAAAAACGAAGCTTTTGGGACATAACTACGGCAAACAGCCCATCAGTAGCTACACTAAATGGAAGAAAAACTAGAAGCCATGTCATTTCTGAACCTGCTGGAGCTCCCTCCATGCTTCTTCAG CCAGGTTTTGCAAGACAACAGCCCGAGCATTGGAAGTAA
- the LOC18776968 gene encoding DEAD-box ATP-dependent RNA helicase 27, producing the protein MTDAIPYASPDDETKKKKRKRNRGKKQSESADTEQAEPQNPIPAKQEEEEEIEKEEKGEVEKQAKDEEKKTKKRKSSKGEEAEAKIPSEKKVKSDGASGIMSTQSFSSLNLSENTFKAIQEMNFQYMTQIQARAIPPLLIGQDVLGAARTGSGKTLAFLIPAVELLYNTHFAPRNGTGVVVICPTRELAIQTHAVAKDLLKYHSQTLGLVIGGSARRGEAERIVKGVNLLVATPGRLLDHLQNTKGFIYKNLKCLMIDEADRLLEANFEEEMKQIIKYLPKDRQTALFSATQTKKVEDLVKLSFRKDQKPIYVDVDEGRSKVTNEGLQQGYCIVPSAKRFLLLYSFLTKNLSKKVMVFFSSCNSVKFHSELLKYVNVDCFDIHGKQKQQKRTTTFFDFCKAEKGILLCTDVAARGLDIPAVDWILQFDPPDEPKEYIHRVGRTARGEGGKGKALLFLIPEELQFIRYLKAAKVPVKEHVFNEKQLKNVQSQLEKMVEGNYYLRKSAKEAYTSYLLSYNSHSMKDIFNVHRLDLQAVAASFCFSNPPKVNLNLDSSASKFRKKMRKVEGSRNGFSESNPYGRQKGGDDKRQFVRH; encoded by the exons ATGACAGACGCAATTCCTTACGCATCTCCGGACGAcgagacgaagaagaagaagcgcAAGAGAAACAGAGGGAAGAAACAATCAGAATCGGCAGACACCGAACAAGCAGAGCCTCAAAACCCTATTCcggcaaaacaagaagaagaagaagaaatagaaaaagaagaaaaaggagaagttGAGAAACAAGCTAaggatgaagagaagaagaccaagaagaggaagagttCGAAGGGAGAGGAAGCAGAGGCTAAAATCCCTAGCGAGAAGAAGGTGAAGAGTGATGGAGCGTCTGGGATTATGAGCACACAGTCCTTTTCTTCCTTGAATTTGTCTGAGAACACTTTCAAGGCCATTCAAGAAATGAACTTTCAGTATATGACTCAG ATTCaagccagagcaatcccaccGCTCTTGATCGGACAAGATGTCCTCGGAGCTGCAAGGACAGGATCTGGGAAAACTCTTGCTTTTCTAATACCAGCTGTGGAGCTGCTATATAACACACATTTTGCTCCTCGTAATGGAACAGGTGTTGTTGTGATTTGCCCAACACGGGAACTTGCAATACAG ACCCATGCCGTGGCAAAGGACCTTCTAAAGTATCACTCACAGACCCTGGGCTTGGTTATCGGAGGTTCAGCCAGGAGAGGAGAAGCAGAACGTATTGTAAAAGGAGTAAATTTATTGGTTGCAACCCCTGGTCGACTTCTTGACCATCTTCAGAATACCAAGGGATTCATATATAAGAACTTGAAG TGCCTCATGATTGATGAAGCTGACAGGTTATTGGAAGCAAACTTTGAGGAAGAAATGAAACAGATTATTAAGTATCTACCGAAG GATAGGCAAACAGCTTTATTTTCAGCAACCCAAACTAAGAAG GTTGAAGATCTTGTTAAGTTGTCGTTTCGGAAAGATCAGAAACCTATCTATGTTGATGTGGATGAGGGGAGAAGTAAG GTCACCAATGAAGGGCTGCAGCAAGGTTATTGTATTGTGCCTAGTGCCAAgagatttcttcttctatatTCTTTCCTGACGAAGAATCTTTCTAAGAAAGTGATggtcttcttctcttcttgtaACTCCGTCAAATTCCACTCCGAACTGCTTAAATACGTTAACGTGGATTGCTTTGATATCCATGGAAAGCAAAAGCAGCAGAAGAGGACAACTACTTTTTTTGATTTCTGCAAAGCAGAGAAAGGAATCTTACTTTGTACCGATGTTGCTGCTCGTGGACTGGATATTCCTGCTGTg gACTGGATTTTGCAGTTTGATCCTCCGGATGAACCCAAG GAATATATCCACAGGGTTGGTCGAACAGCTCGAGGGGAAGGTGGAAAAGGAAAGGCACTACTTTTCCTCATTCCTGAAGAGTTGCAATTTATACGCTATTTGAAG GCTGCAAAAGTCCCTGTTAAAGAGCATGTATTTAATGAGAAGCAGCTGAAAAATGTGCAGTCACAGCTG GAGAAAATGGTTGAAGGCAACTACTATCTGCGCAAATCAGCAAAAGAGGCGTATACATCTTATTTATTATCATATAATTCACACTCCATGAAGGACATCTTTAATGTTCACCGCCTTGATCTGCAG GCGGTTGCAGcttccttttgcttttctaATCCACCCAAGGTGAATTTGAACTTAGACAGCAGTGCATCAAAGTTCAGGAAGAAGATGCGTAAAGTAGAGGGAAGTCGAAATGGATTCAGTGAGAGCAATCCTTATGGTAGACAAAAAGGTGGTGATGACAAACGACAATTTGTAAGGCATTAG
- the LOC18776309 gene encoding kinesin-like protein KIN-8A isoform X1 encodes MPVSTRSQINQGKNEPNPLESRKPWSDQEQNHANLPLRNPHHGLKEKMKALTQLYEKQKQASAALRNQSSKTDQELRLTTHPSVELLGSCKKEEKESKPSHVMRENNNTMHNSTITRTYVLPQPPTHDAKENVVGGNDKILSFTSCPRKAKASTAVARRLSMGGHVPHVPQPESKEAEGTKNVPESETTSASEKHTSRILVFVRLRPMAKKEKEVGSRCCVRIVNRRDVYLTEFANDNDYLRLKRLRGRHFTFDASFPDATSQQEVYSTTTAELVEAVLQGRNGSVFCYGATGAGKTYTMLGTLENPGVMVLAIKDLFTKIRKRSCDGNHVVHLSYLEVYNESVRDLLSPGRPLVLREDKQGIVAAGLTQYRAYSTDEVMALLQQGNQNRTTEPTRANETSSRSHAILQVVIEYRVRDASMNVVNRIGKLSLIDLAGSERALATDQRTVRSLEGANINRSLLALSSCINALVEGKKHIPYRNSKLTQLLKDSLGGACYTVMIANISPCNLSFGETQNTLHWADRAKEIRTKACDVNEEVLQVPESDTDQAKLLLELQKENRELRVQLAHQQQKLLVIRAQSLAANASPTPSSVTSLLTPPTSAQPNEKRKPRPSFLTGNCFTPESKKKGAEEAVRELRKTVKALEAEIEKMKKDHTSLLKQKDDLIRELSRKSEKTPGAAGREGGSKRIVTRASLRPQEPRTSLRPQEPRTSLRPQEPSTGELKSPSHRFRSPVPTAKKRSFWDITTANSPSVATLNGRKTRSHVISEPAGAPSMLLQLAYPCFWFVIFFGPHIINCTIQPGFARQQPEHWK; translated from the exons ATGCCTGTCTCAACTCGATCTCAAATCAACCAAGGGAAAAATGAACCAAACCCTTTGGAGAGTAGAAAACCCTGGTCAGATCAAGAACAAAACCATGCGAATCTTCCACTGAGAAACCCCCACCATGGCttgaaagaaaagatgaaagCTTTAACTCAGCTCTATGAGAAGCAAAAGCAAGCCTCGGCAGCTCTCAGGAACcagtcttcaaaaaccgatcAGGAGCTGCGGCTCACAACTCACCCGAGCGTCGAGCTTCTTGGTTCTTgtaaaaaagaggagaaagaaTCGAAGCCTAGCCATGTGATGCGAGAGAACAACAACACAATGCACAACTCCACCATTACAAGAACCTATGTTCTGCCTCAACCACCAACCCATGACGCCAAGGAGAATGTGGTGGGCGGCAATGACAAAATTCTCAGCTTTACTTCGTGCCCGAGAAAGGCCAAGGCTTCTACTGCAGTAGCACGGAGGCTGTCAATGGGAGGTCACGTGCCTCACGTGCCGCAGCCGGAGTCTAAAGAGGCGGAGGGAACTAAGAATGTTCCAGAATCGGAGACCACTTCGGCTTCAGAGAAACACACAAGTCGGATTCTTGTGTTTGTGAGGCTCAGGCCGATGGCcaagaaggagaaggaagTGGGTTCTCGGTGCTGTGTTCGAATTGTGAACAGGCGTGACGTTTATCTCACGGAGTTTGCGAACGATAACGATTATCTGAGGCTGAAGCGTCTTCGAGGACGACATTTCACCTTCGATGCTTCTTTCCCAGACGCCACTTCTCAACAAGAAGTTTATTCCACCAC TACGGCAGAGCTTGTGGAAGCAGTTCTGCAGGGAAGGAATGGATCAGTCTTCTGCTATGGTGCTACAGGAGCTGGAAAAACATACACAATGCTAGGCACGCTGGAGAATCCCGGAGTTATGGTTTTGGCAATCAAGGACCTCTTTACCAAGATAAGGAAGAGGAGCTGTGATGGAAACCATGTGGTTCATCTGTCCTATCTTGAGGTCTATAATGAAAGTGTCAGGGATTTGCTCTCTCCTGGAAGGCCTCTGGTACTTAGAGAAGACAAACAG GGGATAGTGGCAGCCGGACTTACACAATACAGAGCTTATTCCACCGATGAA GTCATGGCATTGCTTCAGCAGGGAAACCAAAACCGAACTACTGAACCAACTCGCGCTAATGAAACTTCCTCACGGTCCCATGCTATTTTGCAG GTTGTGATTGAATACCGAGTAAGAGATGCTTCCATGAATGTGGTCAACCGAATTGGCAAGCTCTCACTTATTGATCTTGCCGGGTCGGAGAGAGCCCTTGCCACGGATCAGAGGACAGTTAGATCTCTCGAGGGTGCCAACATAAATCGGTCACTCCTCGCACTGAGCAGCTGTATCAATGCTCTAGTGGAGGGGAAGAAACACATACCTTATCGGAATTCAAAGTTGACCCAACTTCTCAAAGATTCTTTAGGAGGAGCTTGTTACACTGTGATGATTGCTAATATCAGCCCATGTAATCTCTCCTTTGGtgaaacccaaaacactcTTCATTGGGCTGATCGAGCAAAAGAAATTAGGACAAAG GCATGTGATGTGAACGAGGAAGTACTGCAAGTACCTGAATCTGATACTGATCAGGCCAAGCTATTACTTGAACTACAGAAAGAGAATCGTGAACTGCGAGTACAACTAGCACATCAGCAACAAAAATTATTAGTTATACGAGCACAATCCTTGGCTGCAAATGCCTCTCCAACCCCTTCTTCAGTTACATCTCTTTTGACTCCTCCAACTTCTGCCCAACCAAACGAGAAGCGGAAACCCAGACCCTCTTTCTTGACTGGGAATTGTTTCACACCAGAATCCAAGAAAAAAGGTGCTGAGGAAGCAGTTAGAGAGCTTCGTAAGACTGTAAAGGCATTGGAAGCAGAAatagagaagatgaagaaagatcACACTTCACTTCTAAAGCAGAAGGATGATCTCATTCGTGAGCTTTCACggaaaagtgaaaaaacaCCAGGAGCAGCAGGGAGGGAGGGGGGATCAAAGAGGATAGTTACAAGGGCTAGCTTGAGACCACAGGAACCAAGGACTAGCTTGAGACCACAGGAGCCAAGGACTAGCTTGAGACCACAGGAGCCAAGCACTGGTGAGCTGAAGAGTCCGAGTCACCGTTTTAGGTCACCAGTCCCAACGGCTAAAAAACGAAGCTTTTGGGACATAACTACGGCAAACAGCCCATCAGTAGCTACACTAAATGGAAGAAAAACTAGAAGCCATGTCATTTCTGAACCTGCTGGAGCTCCCTCCATGCTTCTTCAG CTTGCATATCCATGTTTCTGGTTTGTGATATTTTTTGGACCGCACATCATCAATTGCACCATTCAGCCAGGTTTTGCAAGACAACAGCCCGAGCATTGGAAGTAA